In one window of Astyanax mexicanus isolate ESR-SI-001 chromosome 18, AstMex3_surface, whole genome shotgun sequence DNA:
- the zgc:174895 gene encoding adenine phosphoribosyltransferase — MEVLRVPEHRAEGWYLSLMAPNTKGPKFAWLDPSRLYCNPQALSDCVKDLLRPFQTDSIDLVAGIDAMGFILGSAVATTLGKGFLAIRKAGHLCVETQTQDYSDYSGREKLMEVRVDVLKPGLRVLIVDQWIETGGTMKAAIKLVERQKGSVVGVAAVAIENSEGGKWIKENYKYSHCIPEEIQPQIDSQYLESFKNFSSSTQ; from the exons ATGGAGGTTCTCCGGGTTCCTGAGCACCGGGCGGAGGGCTGGTATCTCTCCCTCATGGCCCCAAACACTAAAGGACCAAAGTTCGCCTGGCTGGACCCGTCCAGACTTTACTGCAACCCACAG GCTTTATCAGACTGCGTGAAGGACCTTCTCAGACCATTCCAGACAGACTCCATAGACCTGGTGGCTGGAATAGATGCGATGGGCTTTATCCTCG GTTCAGCTGTGGCCACCACTCTGGGAAAAGGTTTTCTGGCCATTCGGAAAGCAGGACACCTGTGTGTGGAGACCCAGACGCAGGACTACAGTGACTATTCCGGCAGAGAGAAGCTGATGGAAGTGCGAGTGGATGTTCTGAAACCAG GTCTGCGTGTTCTCATAGTTGACCAGTGGATCGAGACTGGCGGGACAATGAAGGCTGCAATCAAACTTGTAGAAAGACAGAAAGGAAGTGTTGTAG GTGTTGCTGCTGTGGCTATTGAAAACAGTGAAGGAGGAAAATGGATAAAGGAAAATTACAAGTATTCACATTGCATCCCGGAGGAGATCCAGCCTCAAATAGACAGTCAGTATCTGGAATCTTTCAAGAACTTCAGCTCTTCAACACAATAG
- the rab34a gene encoding ras-related protein Rab-34a isoform X2 — translation MSVLPPVRKDRVIPQLPKFFNEGAALHTEDEFDTKVKTACQEQRTGTVGFKISKVIVVGDLAVGKTCLINRFCKDAFDKNYKATIGVDFEMERFEVLGVPFSLQLWDTAGQERFKCIASTYYRGAQAVIIVFDLTDVASLQHTRQWLEDAMKENDPTNVLLFLVGTKKDLSSPAQYSLIEEDAVKMAAEIKAEYWAVSSLSGENVREFFFRVASLTFESNVLAELEKSGSRRIGEVVKINSNSPNLYATNKKKQNCCH, via the exons ATGAGTGTGCTGCCCCCTGTCCGTAAGGACCGCGTCATCCCACAGCTTCCCAAG TTCTTCAATGAAGGTGCTGCTTTACACACAGAGGATGAGTTTGACACCAAGGTGAAGACAGCCTGCCAGGAGCAGAGGACTGGGACAGTAGG GTTTAAAATCTCCAAGGTTATTGTGGTTGGTGACCTGGCAGTGGGGAAGACGTGTCTGATTAATAG GTTCTGTAAAGATGCGTTTGACAAAAATTACAAAGCAACCATCGGCGTGGACTTTGAGATGGAGAGGTTTGAAGTGCTTGGAGTTCCTTTTAGCCTGCAGCT gtgggaCACTGCAGGTCAAGAGAGGTTCAAGTGCATTGCTTCCACATATTACAGAGGAGCACAAG cTGTAATAATTGTTTTTGATTTGACTGATGTGGCCTCATTGCAGCACACCAG GCAGTGGCTGGAGGATGCTATGAAAGAGAATGACCCCACCAACGTGTTGCTCTTTCTAGTGGGAACAAAGAAAGACTTGAGT TCTCCTGCGCAGTATTCCCTCATAGAAGAGGATGCTGTTAAAATGGCAGCAGAGATTAAAGCTGAGTACTGGGCTGTATCCTCTTTGTCTG GTGAGAACGTGAGGGAGTTTTTCTTTCGCGTGGCGTCACTTACGTTTGAATCCAACGTGCTGGCAGAGCTGGAGAAAAGTGGCTCCAGGCGCATTGGAGAAGTTGTCA AAATCAACAGTAACTCACCTAACTTATATGCAACAAATAAGAAGAAGCAGAACTGCTGCCACTGA
- the rab34a gene encoding ras-related protein Rab-34a isoform X1, with product MSVLPPVRKDRVIPQLPKFFNEGAALHTEDEFDTKVKTACQEQRTGTVGRFKISKVIVVGDLAVGKTCLINRFCKDAFDKNYKATIGVDFEMERFEVLGVPFSLQLWDTAGQERFKCIASTYYRGAQAVIIVFDLTDVASLQHTRQWLEDAMKENDPTNVLLFLVGTKKDLSSPAQYSLIEEDAVKMAAEIKAEYWAVSSLSGENVREFFFRVASLTFESNVLAELEKSGSRRIGEVVKINSNSPNLYATNKKKQNCCH from the exons ATGAGTGTGCTGCCCCCTGTCCGTAAGGACCGCGTCATCCCACAGCTTCCCAAG TTCTTCAATGAAGGTGCTGCTTTACACACAGAGGATGAGTTTGACACCAAGGTGAAGACAGCCTGCCAGGAGCAGAGGACTGGGACAGTAGG TAGGTTTAAAATCTCCAAGGTTATTGTGGTTGGTGACCTGGCAGTGGGGAAGACGTGTCTGATTAATAG GTTCTGTAAAGATGCGTTTGACAAAAATTACAAAGCAACCATCGGCGTGGACTTTGAGATGGAGAGGTTTGAAGTGCTTGGAGTTCCTTTTAGCCTGCAGCT gtgggaCACTGCAGGTCAAGAGAGGTTCAAGTGCATTGCTTCCACATATTACAGAGGAGCACAAG cTGTAATAATTGTTTTTGATTTGACTGATGTGGCCTCATTGCAGCACACCAG GCAGTGGCTGGAGGATGCTATGAAAGAGAATGACCCCACCAACGTGTTGCTCTTTCTAGTGGGAACAAAGAAAGACTTGAGT TCTCCTGCGCAGTATTCCCTCATAGAAGAGGATGCTGTTAAAATGGCAGCAGAGATTAAAGCTGAGTACTGGGCTGTATCCTCTTTGTCTG GTGAGAACGTGAGGGAGTTTTTCTTTCGCGTGGCGTCACTTACGTTTGAATCCAACGTGCTGGCAGAGCTGGAGAAAAGTGGCTCCAGGCGCATTGGAGAAGTTGTCA AAATCAACAGTAACTCACCTAACTTATATGCAACAAATAAGAAGAAGCAGAACTGCTGCCACTGA
- the LOC103023685 gene encoding TLC domain-containing protein 1, with amino-acid sequence MMEGTLLLALQRNPGLSVLLFSLMFRVVHRLLRCLPAPKAVQLDEVRCWKWRNLCVSLVHAMLTGPWAVTCVCLWPEMLSNIHSYYTPMSYLLLCVSTGYFLQDTGDILFSGHARGSWEFLLHHFLVLWCFLYSLYTQRYVSGMVIALLVELNSVTLHARLLLKLAGAQASQLYHTNKLLNLFTYITFRLSAQFYLSWYLLKNLSWLDHSYYFLVTVVLMNTMILIYFYRLLRADFFPRRKLQLEMNGTHSSSSSTFLND; translated from the exons atgaTGGAGGGAACGCTGCTGCTGGCTCTGCAGCGGAACCCCGGCCTCTCCGTGCTCCTCTTCTCTCTGATGTTCAGGGTGGTCCACCGCCTCCTGCGATGCCTGCCCGCCCCCAAAGCCGTGCAGCTGGATGAGGTCCGCTGCTGGAAGTGGAGGAACCTGTGCGTGTCCCTGGTGCACGCGATGCTCACGGGCCCATGGGCTGTCACCTG tgtgtgtCTGTGGCCAGAGATGCTGAGTAACATCCATTCATACTACACACCAATGTCCTACCTGCTCCTCTGCGTTTCAACAG GGTACTTTCTTCAGGATACAGGTGACATTCTGTTCTCTGGCCACGCGAGAGGATCCTGGGAGTTCCTGCTCCATCACTTCTTG GTGCTGTGGTGCTTCCTGTACTCTCTCTACACCCAGCGCTACGTGTCGGGGATGGTGATCGCCCTGCTGGTGGAGCTCAACAGTGTGACGCTGCACGCCCGGCTGCTGCTGAAGCTGGCCGGAGCTCAGGCCTCGCAGCTCTACCACACAAACAAACTCCTCAACCTCTTCACCTACATCACCTTCCGCCTCAGCGCCCAGTTCTACCTCTCCTGGTACCTCCTGAAGAACCTCTCCTGGCTGGACCACAGCTACTACTTTCTGGTCACCGTGGTCCTCATGAACACCATGATCCTCATCTATTTCTACCGGCTGCTGAGGGCCGACTTCTTCCCCCGCAGGAAACTCCAGCTGGAAATGAACGGCACCCACAGCAGCAGCTCGTCTACGTTCCTCAACGATTGA